The genomic region CCAACTTCCTGCCCGGCGCCCACATTGCAGGCTTCAGCGACGCTATTCTGCTGGTGATTGTGCTGGCCGTGCTCAACGCCGTGCTCAAGCCCATTCTCAAGCTGCTCGGCTTCCCGATTACGGTGCTCACGCTGGGCCTGTTCCTGCTGGTCATCAACGCGGCCATCGTCATGATTGCCGATGCGCTGCTGGCAGGCTTTTCCGTGGACAATTTCCTGTACGCGCTGCTCTTCAGCGTCGTGCTGTCCGTCGTGACGTCCATCGTGGACATGGTGGTGGACTAACGTC from Hymenobacter canadensis harbors:
- a CDS encoding phage holin family protein; translated protein: MVGFILKFLLTAIITYVLANFLPGAHIAGFSDAILLVIVLAVLNAVLKPILKLLGFPITVLTLGLFLLVINAAIVMIADALLAGFSVDNFLYALLFSVVLSVVTSIVDMVVD